The Thalassotalea sediminis genome includes the window GTAAAGTCCAATTAGCAAAACGGTATGGTTTGGATATCGATGAGGCTGACTGGCCTGCTAATTTTATTCCTCAAGAAGTGACGATAGATAATGGAACTGAGTACCCCAATAAGCTGGTAGCCTCAATCCTGAAGTCAATGCTTGGGATAAAAGCATTTAACTTTACGGCAGTATACCGAGGAGACGCGAAGGGTACTGTCGAGGGCACGTTCGATATATTTAACGGTGAAGTGGCACATTTTCAACCAGGCTCTATATTCAAGGAGGTTGATCGCACTGAGCAACACCCATCAAATCAAGCTGTTTTGAACTACGACAGCTTGGTCCGTAAAATTATTCACTTCATCATTTTTCAAAATAAGTCCGCTAAACGTCTTGAGAAACATGGATTTGAGGCTATGGTGGATGATATTGGTCTTTCGCCAGAATCGATATTCCTTCACAGCCTAGACAAGGATATGGGCGGTGGGCGCAAAACGCAGGAAAATGATGAAGCTAAGCTTCGCTGGGCGTTTCTACCGGAAGAGGAAGCAAGGGTACGAAAGGACTGTATTTACTTTGAAGGACTCAAATATCACCACTCATACTTTCATGAAGAAGGCTTGTATCAAACAGCGGCATTAGAAGGTACATTCCCTCTAATTGTGAAACGGGTAAAGGACTGGACAAATCATATATTTTGCCGCGTTAAAACTAAGGATGATAGCGCTAAATTTAAGTACCTCACTCTCACTTTGAAAAACGTAAACAATGGCTCTCCATATTGGGGAATGCCTTGGGATATTGTTTCTCATCAACTCGAATGGCTCAAGATGAAAGTTGTTGCGCACGAGGAATATGCAGCACGCTTACGCCAACACATGCGCAGTATGGACGAGCCTGAGTTTGACCGTCTAATGGGGCAAATTGCACTACTGCCCGAGAACGAACGTAAATCTATCGTTCCTCGCATCAAAGAGTTTCAAGCTATTGGCAAGAAATTAAATACTCTGACTCATGCCCGAGATGTGATGGTTGCACTAGGGTTTGAAGGCGAGGCCGTAGAATTTGAATCACAACCAGAACTCACAACCACGGAGGGTTTTTAATGAGTTTACAAATCGATGCACAGTACCACAAACACCCAGTATCGCAGTTTAATGGCAATCCGCTTACAGAGGCTTTACCTTTACCTCTTAGCGTAACAGAGTTGCTTCGTCGTACGACTAAGACGATGGAATGTGACGCTGATTTTTGGTCGTTAGACCAACTCTATCAACGTGCAATCTTGCAGAGCATGGGATGCACCCACGTTCCGTCGGATAAGTTTGTCACGTTTTACCAAAAATGTTGGTCGCTTTTGCTGCATTCTTATGCCACTAGAAATCCTCTAGAGCCGACATCCATGGCACTAAAAATGGGGCTTGCAGAGGCTTACCACTCGAAACCCGACAGTTCCATAAAGCGCGGCATTGCTACTCATAAAACCACGGCATCTAGCGTCTTGGTTACTGGGTACAGTGGAGCTGGAAAAACTACAATGATCCGCAGTGCATTAGGAGTTATTCCACAAGTGATTCGTCACACTGAGTTTGATGGGAAACCTTACAACCAAAATCAAATTGTATGGTTGTCTTTGGATATGCCCTCAACGCCTTCGTTAAAAGCCCTGGCGCTCAATTTCTTCAAGGCTGTTGATAATGCCACTGGTACTACGGATTACTTTGAGCAGTGGGACGCTCGTAATCGTGAATCCGTTGATCGGCATTTAGCTGGAATGCAGTTGGTTGCTGCCACCCATGAGATTGGTTTAGTACATATTGATGAGCTTCAGTTCTTGTTGGCCTACGGCAACTCAGACAAAGCCCCAACCCTTACAATCCTTGAAGCCATGTTCAACAAAATTGGCATTCCGATGATTATCAGCTGCACTGATTCAGGGTTGCAGCTATTTTCGAAACGTGTTCTTGTCGATGGCAAATCACAACCTGAAATCACTACGCTACGCCGATTAGTCAATGATAGAGAGTTTCGGTTAACGACCTACTCGAAGAATGGGGATATGTTCTCTGATACGTTACATGCGCTTTATCCCGATTGGTCCCTCCTACATTGCAGCGAATTATCAACCGAGTTCGTTGCTAAGTTCTATGAGTACACCAGCGGGCTCCCGGCATTTATGACTCGCTTGGCACAAGTACATCAGGAGTATCTGGTGTTTCTATACAATGAAGGCAAACTTGAACCTGGCACATCGACAAATACAGTTCAATACTTGGAAACAGTATTCTTAAACCAGTTTCAGCTTTATAAGACGGCGCTGATGCATCTTAAAAGTAAAGATATACGTGAATATGAAAATGCCATTGAGGAAGTGCAAAAAACGGAAAATACAGAGTCTGCATTGCCAGAGAGCTCGAAAGGTTTTAAAGCGCCGCCCAAAAAGTCGACACCACGGTCGAGTCCCAAAGCGCCATTGCTTACCCCTGTGCTGGGAGCAAACATATCTTCTGATGCGAGTATAGGTTACTTTAAAACGGGGCTTAAAGACTAGGCTATGGCGACGATGCATTTTTTCTTACCACTGCTACCTGATGAGCACTACTTTTCGCGCATTGCTCGCATGGCAGTTCTTACACCCACTAAATCTGTGGCCGACTTCTTTAGATCTTGGTTTAGTGTGAATCAGTCGGTTAACCCTCTTAAGGATTATCAAGCCGTATGCAACGGCTTGATAACACATTCCAAAGCGACTATGTGTGAAGACTTGCTTTGTCGGCATACGAGTGCTGGTTTCTATAGTCATTTTCTTGATGTAGAGCGTCGTAGAGAGCTGATCAAAGGGAAAGCAAAGTGTGATCGTAAGAAGCTTTTCATTCCTGGATTAACCAAAGTGCAAAATGCAAATTGTTGGCGAGCGTGCCCGCAATGCATAGAGGAAGATATTGAAAGTTTTGGAACACCGTATTGGCATGTCAGTCATCAATTACCGACAGCTAAAGTTTGCACTAAACATGTGTTTAAAACGCTGATTGCAGGTTGCAACGGTTGCGGTTGGGAAAATATTGATTTAAGGAAAAATCCTTTGCCTGTGACCATATGTCCGAAATGTAATCATGATATGCAGGAGAGTTCACCAACCGCTACGGAAGCGAACGTTGCAATTCAAAGTATGGGACAAGAGCTCCATTTGAATTCATGCTCACTTCAGCGCCCAATGAATCAGCGGCAAATGCTTCGCTCAGTTGAGCATGCTTTTGGCCGCGCGATTCGAACCCGGAATCAAGAATATTGGGAAACTAAAACACAGGTAGAGAATGAATTCAGGCTTTGGACCTTGGAGAGCCAAATTGGTAGCTACTTCGATATCAAATCGCAAGCTGAACTAAATACAATGCTTTGCCTAGATTCGATAATTAATAGTCCATCAAAGGTAACTCCAATGGCTCACATTATTTGGCTAGTGTTTTTCAATCAAATTGGTCAACCCAATCATGTCGGGCTATCACTCGTCTCTTGAGGCAGACGAAATACCTTACAGTTGGTTAGTCGTATACTGCCAACTGTCAGGGCTTCCTTCTACAAGACTAATGCTTGAGCGAAGCCAATTGGCGCATTGTCAATTAGCTTCTCAACTCCCAGGGTATATCCCTTTCATCAGCAAAACTATAGGGGTAACAGAGAGTAAGCTCATTAACGAGCATACTACGCTTCCCCTTTTTCGATGTTTTTTACACGAAAAGACGTATTTTTCGGTGTTTAATAATCTCGCTGAAGGCAACGGTAGCAATCTTCATTCACGTATGTCGCTTATAGCCAATAGAGTTAGCTCCGGTACTGTTTTAAGGGCTTGTCCTGAATGTATTAAAGATGACTTAGAAAACATTGGTCGAGCATGGTGGCATTTACAACATCAACTTCCTGGCTGTTCAGTTTGCTTGAAGCATTGTGAACCATTGATAGAAGTAGAGGTACGACGTAGAGAGCTAATTCAGCCAACTCAGTTAGTAACTCAGCATCCATTAAACTTGAGTGAAATAGACATTCAACTAAGTGGTCTGATTGATGATGCATGGCACCGTAATCAGCCTGTAATTCAATATAGCGATATATTGAATCGATACCGACAGCGGCTTGTGGAAGTCGGTTTTGCACCTCACATAGGAGCCATTCGGCAAGAAAAGCTACGACAAGCACTAAGGGCATATTGGTCGGAGAGTAGCTCCCCATTAGTGCAACAACTGTTACTCGACAATAGCTACCCCGAGAATCTATTCAGAGCCCAAAGGGCACAGTTTCATCCGTTAAAACATTTATTGCTGATTGGAATGCTATGGAAATCTTGGCAGGAGTTCGGCGAATACAACAAAAATGAGTCTGAATTACATGAAAGCTGTGATGCTAATTTGTTGAATGTAGATAGCACCGATGCTGAAATTGTAAGCTTGCTTAGAGATGGACGCTCGCTGAGAGAAGTATCACAGCATTTCAAGCGCAGCATTATATATGTCAAAAAAATCGCGGTACAACACAATGTCCAAGTGGACAGACGACCGCAAAGGATATTTGGTGTAGATAGGGCTTTAATTATTGGAATGCTTAAAAGTGGCGTTAAAACGCGCCAAATCGCCCACAATGTTGATTGTTCTGTCGGGGCAATAGAACAGATACTTTCACAACATCCTGACATTGTGGAATGCCGGCAACAGATGCGTTTCAAGGCAAAATGCTTGGAGCATCAAAATTGTATTCTTAGTGCCTTATCGGAGCACCCAGATTTTCATCGAGGCGAAATTCAGCGTGAATGCAGAGCAAGCTACACCTGGCTCTTTAAGCATAATCAACAGTGGCTATACGAGCACGTTCCTCCGGCTATTCCTAGACAGTTTAGGTATCAAGGTGGGAAGAATAACCAAAAAAGTGAGCATTAATGACGGAGTGAATGTGAGAATGATTAAACCTCCACATCCAGGTGAAACGTTGAAAGAGCTTTATCTCGACCCTCTAGGTTTAGATATCGAAAACACAGCAAATAAGCTT containing:
- a CDS encoding TniQ family protein, which gives rise to MATMHFFLPLLPDEHYFSRIARMAVLTPTKSVADFFRSWFSVNQSVNPLKDYQAVCNGLITHSKATMCEDLLCRHTSAGFYSHFLDVERRRELIKGKAKCDRKKLFIPGLTKVQNANCWRACPQCIEEDIESFGTPYWHVSHQLPTAKVCTKHVFKTLIAGCNGCGWENIDLRKNPLPVTICPKCNHDMQESSPTATEANVAIQSMGQELHLNSCSLQRPMNQRQMLRSVEHAFGRAIRTRNQEYWETKTQVENEFRLWTLESQIGSYFDIKSQAELNTMLCLDSIINSPSKVTPMAHIIWLVFFNQIGQPNHVGLSLVS
- a CDS encoding AAA family ATPase translates to MSLQIDAQYHKHPVSQFNGNPLTEALPLPLSVTELLRRTTKTMECDADFWSLDQLYQRAILQSMGCTHVPSDKFVTFYQKCWSLLLHSYATRNPLEPTSMALKMGLAEAYHSKPDSSIKRGIATHKTTASSVLVTGYSGAGKTTMIRSALGVIPQVIRHTEFDGKPYNQNQIVWLSLDMPSTPSLKALALNFFKAVDNATGTTDYFEQWDARNRESVDRHLAGMQLVAATHEIGLVHIDELQFLLAYGNSDKAPTLTILEAMFNKIGIPMIISCTDSGLQLFSKRVLVDGKSQPEITTLRRLVNDREFRLTTYSKNGDMFSDTLHALYPDWSLLHCSELSTEFVAKFYEYTSGLPAFMTRLAQVHQEYLVFLYNEGKLEPGTSTNTVQYLETVFLNQFQLYKTALMHLKSKDIREYENAIEEVQKTENTESALPESSKGFKAPPKKSTPRSSPKAPLLTPVLGANISSDASIGYFKTGLKD
- a CDS encoding TnsD family Tn7-like transposition protein, whose amino-acid sequence is MSGYHSSLEADEIPYSWLVVYCQLSGLPSTRLMLERSQLAHCQLASQLPGYIPFISKTIGVTESKLINEHTTLPLFRCFLHEKTYFSVFNNLAEGNGSNLHSRMSLIANRVSSGTVLRACPECIKDDLENIGRAWWHLQHQLPGCSVCLKHCEPLIEVEVRRRELIQPTQLVTQHPLNLSEIDIQLSGLIDDAWHRNQPVIQYSDILNRYRQRLVEVGFAPHIGAIRQEKLRQALRAYWSESSSPLVQQLLLDNSYPENLFRAQRAQFHPLKHLLLIGMLWKSWQEFGEYNKNESELHESCDANLLNVDSTDAEIVSLLRDGRSLREVSQHFKRSIIYVKKIAVQHNVQVDRRPQRIFGVDRALIIGMLKSGVKTRQIAHNVDCSVGAIEQILSQHPDIVECRQQMRFKAKCLEHQNCILSALSEHPDFHRGEIQRECRASYTWLFKHNQQWLYEHVPPAIPRQFRYQGGKNNQKSEH